GTTTCCTAAACCGAAGGTCACAGGTTCGAATCCTGTCGGGGCCACCATCCGCGATATGAAGCGCACAGAGCGCTGAAGCGCGTGCGGTCCTTCGCCCACTGGCGGAGGGTGCGGCGAGCCGTTATGGAGCCGGCATGACCGACAAGAGCCCGACGGCCGGCGACCTGTATCGCCCGCAGCCTAAGATCGATGTGCCAGATGATGTGCAGGAGGCGGTACGTACCCTGTTGCGCTGGGCCGGTGAAGATCCGGAGCGCGAAGGGCTGGTCGATACGCCCAAGCGCGTGGCGCGGGCTTGGGCCGAATATGCGAAGGGTTACAATGAAGACCCGGCATCGCACCTCGCGCGCACGTTCGAGGAAGTGGGCGGGTATGACGAGATCGTCCTGTTGCGCGACATCCCGTTTCAGTCGCACTGCGAGCATCATATGGCGCCGATCATCGGCAAAGCGTCGATCGCCTATTTGCCGGGCAAGCGCGTGGTCGGTATTTCCAAGCTGGCGCGCGTGTTGCACGGGTTTGCGCGGCGCCTGCAGGTGCAGGAACGTCTCACCGCTCAGGTCGCCGATTGTATCTGGGAGCATCTCGAGCCCGAAGGCGTGGCGGTGGTGATCGAAGCGAGCCATGCCTGCATGACCGCCCGAGGGGTCAATACGCCCGGGGTGATGATGACCACGAGCCGCATGATGGGTACTTTTCGGAAGGACGAACGGAGTCGCAAGGAAGTGCTCGCGCTTATGGGTTATTGAGTTTTTTGCTTCCTTTTCAGACCACTGGGCGTTAGCCGATATCGTTATGGTTGCGTCATTATCTCCTTTCTCCTGTAATTCCGCCTACGTCGGCGACGAGGGCGAAGCCGCGCGTCTCGACCTCGTCGGACGGTATGATGCGGACAGCCTGGAGGAAGATGACGAGCTCAATGCGGTGCGAGCCTTCGCGGCGGCGCTTTGCGAGGCGCCGATCGCTCTGGTGACGGTCGTCGAGGCCGAGCGGCAGCGCTTCCTGTCGAGACAGGGCGTGGCGATTGCCGAAACGCCTCGAGACGTGAGTTTTTGCCAGCACGCGATGGTAGGCGGGTCAATCATGGAAGTCCCAGATGCCCGTCTCGACGAACGATTTGCAGACAATGCCTTGGTGACCGGCGAGCCGCATATCCGCTTTTATGCAGGCGCGCCGCTGGTATCGGCCGAAGGTGCGCCGATCGGGGCACTCTGCGTAATTTCGCCCGATCCGCGCACGGGCCTGAGCGCCTATCAGCGACAGGGGATGGAAGTGTTGGCGCGCGCGGTCATGCGGCGCCTAGAGGCGCGGCGCGGTGAGCTGGAAATGACTGCGGGGCGCGAAGAGGCACGGCGGCTGCTCGAGGAAAGCCAGCAGAAGTTCGATAATCTCGCCGATGCGCTGCCGCAGATGGCCTGGTCGACCGATGGCGAAGGCAACCCAGACTATTTCAATCGACGCTGGTACGAGTTCACCGGGGCCGAGCCGGGCGATCACTATGGCAACCAATGGGTTGACGCGGTTCACCCTGATGATCGGGAGACGGCGGCGGCGGCATGGCAGGGCGCGGTCGAGAGCGGCGAGGCTTATGAAACCGAGTATCGGATGCGCCGCCATGATGGCGAATATCGTTGGACGCTGGCGCGCGGGCTGCCGGTGCACGGCGATAACGGCGAGGTGATCCGCTGGTTCGGCACCAACACCGACATCCATGAAAATAGGCAGTTGGTCGAAAGTCACGCACTGCTGACCCGCGAATTGAGCCACCGCATCAAGAATATCTTTTCCGTTGTTACCGGACTGGTTAGCTTTGCCAGTCGAAAGCATCCGGAAATGAAGGAGGTGGCGACATCGATCGGCGACCGCATCAATGCGCTGGGGCGAGCGCACAATTATGTGCGTCCGTTGTCGAACATGCCCGCCGAGGCGCGGTTGCGCGATGTATTGTCCGACCTGTTCGCCCCTTATGCCGACGCCGAGGGCGAGCGAGTGCGGATCACGGGTGGAGACTTTGAGGTCAGGGAGCAGGCGGTAACACCGATCGCGCTCGCGTTCCATGAAATGGCAACGAACGCGGTGAAATACGGGGCGCTATCGGTGGAGGGCGGCCATGTGGAATTACGCATCAAGGCGGATGGCGACGAACTGCTCCTGCTGTGGCGGGAAGTGGGTGGGCCCGAGCCAGTCGAGCCCGATCATAAGGGTTTCGGGAGCGACTTGCTCCGGACGAGCCTCGAGCGGCAGCTGAGGGGGCGGCTCGAGCGTCGCTGGGAGCCCGGCGGCTTGGAAATCGAAATCAACCTTCCCATAGAGAGAATAACCATATAGGAACTTTCTTGTTGACATCGTCACGCTGATTAGGTACATATTGGACATCGTCGACGAATCGGCCCCAAGGGGCTGTTCGGGGCCGCCGGGAGGGCGGCCTTTTTTCTTGGTCGTGACCGGAGGTGCCGCCGATGATCCTTCGCTCGGTCGGCATCGCGGCCTTGGCCCGAGGGCTCGACGGGTCTTCGTCAAATTCTTGCTATCGCGCCTGGAGCGGGGCGTGCGTCTTCCTTCAGGAGGCGCCGGGGGGGCGCGAGGCTGTCCCCCTTGCCGGCCACGGTTGAGGCGCTCGCCAGGAGACTGGTCGGCCTGCCGCGCGATCGGCGCGAAGCGGGATTGGCCCAGTTGCCTGATGAGGCGATCGCAGCGCTGGCGCAGTGGTTTGCCTTCTGGGCTCGGGGGGCACAACTGCCCCCAACAGGGACATGGAGAAATTGGCTACTGCTCGCGGGACGTGGCTTCGGCAAGACCCGGGCGGGCGCGCAATGGATTGTCGAACGCGGCGCTGCGCGAGCTTCGCAGCGCATTGCACTGGTAGCGGCGACGCTCGAGCAGGCGCGAACCATCATGGTTGAGGGGCGCAGCGGGCTGCTCGAGGTAGCTAGGCTCGAAGGTGTAAATTTGAAATGGGAGTCGGGCAGGTCTCGGCTGTGTTGGGACAATGGCAGCGAGGCGCGGTTGTTCTCGGGAGAGAGCCCCGAAGCGTTGCGTGGTCCCGAGCACCATCTGGCCTGGGCGGACGAACTGGCGAAATGGTCGCATCCGGACGCGACCTGGGATAATTTGCAAATGGGGTTGAGGGCAGGGGCCGATTGCCGGGCGCTGGTCACGACGACACCGCGCGCGGTTCCGATCCTCGGTCGGCTGATCGACGATGCCAATACGGTCGTGACGCGCGGTCGAACGCGGGACAATCTGACGCTGTCGCAACAGTTTCTCGACGAGATGTCGCGGAGCTATGGTGGCGGGAGGCTGGCTCGCCAAGAGCTCGATGGCGATTATCTGATCGATGTCGAGGGGGCGCTGTTCCCGCGGGGATTGCTCGAGCGATGCCGGGTGATGCCACGTGAAGAATATGAACGGATCGTGGTGGGCGTCGACCCGCCGGCAAGTTCGGTTGGTGACGCTTGCGGAATTGTCGTGGCGGCGCGCCACGGGGATCGGATGCACGTGCTGGCCGATGCCAGTGTCGAAAAACCCACCCCAAGGCAATGGGCGAGCGCGGTCGCGAATGCGGCGCAATATTGGGGTGCTGATCGTGTCATTGCGGAGTCCAATCAGGGCGGCGAGATGGTGGAAAGCGTGCTGCGAGGGGCGGCGCGCGACCTGCCGGTAACGCGGGTCCATGCGCGGCGTGGCAAGACGGCCCGCGCCGAACCGATTGCGGCGATGTTCGAGGCGGGGCGCGCGTTCCTCGCAGGAAGCTTCCCCGTGCTCGAAGATGAATTGGCGCGCATGACCCTGGCGGGGATGAGCGGCAGCGGCGGCTCGCCCGACCGGGCCGATGCGATGATCTGGGCGCTGTGGGCGCTCATGGACGGCGGGGGAGCGCGCGCGAGGGTGCGCACACTCTGACAGAAAGGGATGAGCATGAAGTGGCTCGACAATTGGCTCGGCGCGAAGAGCGCGCCGGGCGGACGATCCGTGCTGCCGATCCACGATATCGGTTCGCTCTTGGGCGGTCATGGAAGCGATCATCCGGGCGCCTACGTCGACCAGCTGCGCGAGGTATTCGAGCGCAATCCGGTCGGTCATCGCGCGGTTCGCGTGGTGGCTGGTGCGGTGGGTTCGCTAACAATCGACGCGAGTGGTGACGGCGCCGAACAGGGTCGGCGCCTCCTGATGCGGTCCGGCTTGCTTGAAACGATCGCGCTGCACCTGCTGCTGCATGGCAACGCTTATGTGCATCTTGCTGCGGATGCGGACGGGGCAGCGATGGCCTGGCATTGCCTCCGGCCCGAGCGCGTCAGCCTCATTACCGATCGTGACGGATGGCCGCGCGCCTACAGTTATCGCGGGCGCAGCGTCACCCATTATCCGGTGCGCGATGAGTTCGAGCGACTTTCGGTCGTGCATATTAAGGCGCTTCATCCCGGAGACGATCATGGCGGACAGGGCTGTCTCGAGGCCGCCATCGGGCCGGCGATGGTGCACAATGCGGCGAGCCGCTGGAATCGGTCGCTGCTGGAGAATGCGGCACGTCCGTCGGGAGCGCTGATCCATGATCCCGGCGACGGGACAGTGCTCAGCGACAAGCAGTTCGAGCGCCTCAAGAGCGAGCTCGCTACGCAATATGAGGGTAGCGGAAACGCGGGACGCCCCTTGCTGCTCGACGGTGGGTTGAGCTGGCAGGCCTTCAGCCTGTCGCCCACCGACATGGACTTTATCAAGCTGAAGGAAGCGGCGGCACGCGATATCGCGCTGGCCTTCGGGGTGCCGCCGGTGCTGCTCGGCCTGCCGGGCGATGCGACCTACGCCAACGGGCGCGAGGCAGGCCGCGCGCTCTATCGTCAGACAGTGCTGCCGCTGGCGCGAAAGATCCTGCGGGCGCTCGAGGCCCAACTCGAGGATTGGATCGATCCGGTCCGCTTAGAGGTGGACGAGGACCAACTTTCCGAATTGTCGGAGGATCGTTCGCGGCTGTGGAGCGCAGTGGGGGAGGCGGACTTCCTCAGCCGGGCCGAAAAGCGCGCCATGCTCGGATTTCCGCCTGAAGAGGTTACGCAGTGAGCGACGCGCGCGTGATCGGCGCGCTTGCTGCGATGGCCGAACAAGGTGGGCTCGACCGCCTGACGCTGGCGGCGCTGATCGAGGAGTCGAGCGCGCGAGGGGCCCGAGACGCTATGGCGCGCCTCGGGCTCGAGGATCGCAGCGCGCGGCGCGACATGGATGACCTTCGCGAATTGTTGGGCGCGTGGCGAGCGGCGAAGAAGAGCGCGACGCACGCGCTGATCGGGTGGCTGTCGAAGGCAGTGCTCGCGCTGTGTGTTGCCGGGGCTGCCTGGCAGTTGGGCCTGCTCGCCGGGACGATCGCAAAATGACGCGTTTCGCCGGTTATGCCGCCATCTTTCATCGCCCCGATGACGGCGGCGACGTGATTGCGCCGGGCGCGTTTCGGCGCTCTCTCGAGGGACGCGCGCCTGGTGATGTACCGCTGCTGCTGCAGCATCGCGGCGACGTCGTTGCAGGCAGGATCGAGCGGCTCGAAGAAGATGAAAAGGGGCTGCGCGTCATCGCGCGGCTCGATGGAGGGCGCGCGGGAAAGACTGCGGGCGGACTCCTGAAAAGCGGGAAATTGAAGGGTTTGAGTTTCGGCTATCGCGTGCGGCGGGCCGGGAAGAAGGGGGCGTTTCGGCGGCTCGAGGAAGTCGATCTCGTCGAAGTCAGTCTGGTGGCGCGACCCATGCAGCCGGTGGCCCGGGTGCATGCAATCGAGGAGTGATGAATTGAAGATGGAAACCAAGATGGCCGGCACTGCCGGCAGTGACATGCTCGAGCAGAGCTTCGACATGGACAATGGCGCGGAACTGACCGCGATGAAGGAAGAGCTGGCGGTGCTCAAGCGTAAGGTCGGCCAGCAGGCGATGCGCGAGGGCCATCCCACGCTCGATGGCGTGAAGGAAGCCGGGCGCGACAAGAAGTTTGCCGATGCCTATCTGCGCCGCGGGGATGTCGCGGGGCTCGAGGCCAAGTCGATTGAATCCAACGATGCGCTCGGTGGCTACGCCATTCCGCAGGAAATCGACGGAGTGATCGACAACACGCTGCTGGCGAGTTCGCCCATCCGGCAGATCGCCAATGTGGTGAAGGTTGGCAGCGCGGGCTATCGCAAGCTGGTTGCGTCGGGCGGAACGCCGTCAGGCTGGGCCAGCTTCGAGGGCGCTCGCGGCGAGACCACGACGCCGACGTTCCACGAGATCGTCCCGGCCTCGGGCGAATTGTTCGCCAATCCGGCGGCGACCCAGCAGATGCTCGACGACGCGGCATTCGATGTGGAAAGCTGGCTGGCGGGCGAAATCGCGACCGAATTTGCTCGCGCTGAGGGCGCCGCCTTCGTCAATGGCACGGGGGCGAGCCAGCCGCTCGGTTTCCTGTCTTCGCCGGTGTCTGCCAATGGTGACGACAGCCGCGCGATGGGCACGCTGCAGACAATCGGGACGGGCAGCGCAGGGGCGTTTCCGTCAAGCGATCCGGCCGACGTCCTGCTCGATCTCGTGCAGAGCCTGCGCCAGCCGTACCGGCAGGGCGCGGTCTTCGTCATGAATAGCGCGACTGCCGCGGCGATCCGCAAGTTCAAGACCGCCGATGGCGCCTATATCTGGCAGCCCGGCCTTGCGGCCGGCACGCCGTCGAGCCTGCTTGGCTATCCGGTGGTGGAGGCCGGGGACATGCCCGACATGGCGGCTGGCAGCCTCTCGGTCGCCTTCGGCAATTTCAAGGCAGGCTATACCATCGCGGATCGCGGCGAGACCGTGGTGCTGCGCGATCCGTACACCAACAAGCCGTTCGTCCATTTCTACGCGACGCGCCGGGTCGGCGGGCAGGTGACCAACTCGGAGAGCATCAAGCTCCTCGAGTTCGCCTGATCGCTGATGGGGGCGGGCGGGCAAGTCCCCGGCCGGTCCGCCCCCACTTTTCCAAACCGACCACCACAGGAGGCGCGCCATGCCACAGACCGTCATTTTCGCAGATCTGGTCAGAGAGACGAGCTCGACCACCGGCACCGACAATATCCTCTTAGGAGGAGCGATAACCGGCATGCGCAGTTTTGCTGATGCCGTGGCGCCAGGCGAAAGCTTCCATTATTCGATGATTGGTAGTGACAAGCCGCAGGAAAGCGAGGCCGGGGTCGGCACGCTCCAGCCCGATGGCACGATCTTGCGTGCGCCGTCGGGGGGCGTCTTTACGAATTTCTCGGCAGGTGAGAAGGTCGTGTCGCTGGTCGCCGGGGCGGCGTGGTATGGAGATACCGACCAGGTGCTCGCCACCCAAAGTGAGAACATCACGATCTTGCAAGCTGCTGGCGACGCGCAAGATAGCGCGATTGCGACGCTACAGGCTGCTGGTGATGCGCATGACGGGGCAATTGTGGCACTGCAGGGAGCGGGAGCCGCACAGGATGGCGCGATCGCAAGCTTGGAGGCCACGCAGGCGGGGCAGGATAGCGCCATCGCCAATTTGCAGGCAGCGGAGCAGGCGCAAAATGCATCGATCGCTGGCAAAGCCGATGTGGACCACGGTCACGCGCTGTCGGATATTGCGGACCTCGAGGCGCGGCTGAGCGAACTTGCGGCGAGCGCGGTCGGCAATGTCACGCCTGAACGCTATGGCGCTGTCGGTGACGGCGTCGCAGATGACGGTGCGGCGCTTCTCGCTGCGATGACGGCGATGCAAAGCGCTGGCGGCATTTTGAAGCTCGCCGGCCGCTATCGCACGACGCAGGCCATCACCCTTCCCGATGCGTGCATGATGACCGGGGGCGGCACTCTCATTACCGAGAATTCAGCGGGGCTGACCGTCGGGAATGATTGCATTTTTCACAATGTCAGCATCGTCTCGACCCATAGCAATCATCTCGCTCTTTATTGTGTCGACAAGCATGCGCCGCGGTTGCTCGATTGTCGGATCGATGGTCGTATCTACTGTCGCAACGACGGCGCCGTCGCATTGCGAGGTCCGCGCATCGATCGAAGCCATTTCGACGTGGATTTCGGCGACGATTATGATGGTGTCGAACAGATGGACCTCTTCTCGATCTATGGGTTCGAGGGCGGTCATGTGCGCGGCTGCGACATCCGCACCGCCAATATCCATCGTCTCTTCAAGATCAGCGATAGCCTCGCCGGCACCGAGACGAGCGTCTCGAACGCGAACAGCCGAGCGTTCGAAATCAGCGGCAATCTGCTGCGTGGCTCGGGCGGTAAGCAGGTGGTCGACTGTTATCGAGCGACCTCTGGCCTGCGCTTCGTGGGCAACCAGCTCGAACTGTCCGGTGCGCCGACCTATGCGGGGCCGAGCTGGGCGGTCGTCATCGATGACAAGAGTGCCGGTAATGAGCGCGACGCCGACGACATCGGGGCGACGTACCTCATCAGCGGCAATTGCGGTACCATCCCCTGTGCGTTCGTCAGCCTCCAGGGGGCTTTCGGGATTACCGAGCCGGGTCATTCAGGCGACCGTCGAGCGTCCGTCCACCTGATCGACAACAAGATCCGTTGTACGAGCAGCGACAAGGCTGTGGTCGAGATTCGCTTTTTCGACGACGTTCGATGCCGCGGCAACCTGCTGGAAACCAACCCGGCGGTCGATGCGACCGTCATGCGATTGCTGAGCAACGACGAGGCGGTGCTGAGCGACGAGACCTATCGCGGCGGTATCGTGCATCTGTCGAAAGCGACGTCCAACGCCTCGGGGTTGAGCTTCGGTGGCTCGTTCGGGCGTATCGATCTGCGCCGCGTGAGCGTGAGAAACTTCGACGCATCGGGCGGCGTGAGATGCGATCGTCATCGCGGCAATGCGCTGACCATCGACGGTCTATTCTGCTCGAGCGTCGATACACCCACGCAATTGTGCCGGGCGATCTACTTTTCCAGTGGTGAAATGCTGTCGCTACTCGACATCCAGAATGTCGATGCCGAGCATGGGACCGGCGGGAATATCACGCCTGTCCTCGATAGCGTCGCGCAGGCGGCACTGCGCACCTATCGTGACAATGGCTGGCAGCCGCGAGCGCGATTGGCGATTTCGGGCGGGGTGCCAACGAGCGGTGTCTTCCTGCGCGGGGATCGCGTGTCGGAGCTGTCTCCCGGCACGTCCAAAGGTGTCGACTATGTGTGCATTTCGGGTGGTTCGCCCGGCACATGGCGCATGAGCAGTCACGTCCCGAACAAGGCGGCGTCGATCTATCGACCCAGCCTTGCGGCGGAACATGCCGGCTTCCTTTATTTCGACACCGGTCTCGCGGCGTCCGGAAAGCCGATCTGGTGGACGGGCAGCCAGTGGGTCGACGCGGCTGGCGTGGCGGTGTGAGCGCGTCATGATCGGACATTCCCCTATCTCGCTGCTCGCCATTTCCTCGCTGCCAGCTGCAATAACGCCGAAGCGCGGAAAACCGCCGAAAAAGCGACAGGCGAAGGCGCTTTCTGATCGACAGCTGCGCCCGGAAGCGCGCTGACCCACGTATCCTAGCGGAGAATAGATTATGACGCTGGTCCTGAAGGATCCCGGCGCCAAGCTCGACTATCTGGTCGACTGGGGCGCCGACTATCTTGGCGAGGATGTCGTCGCCGCAAGCCATTGGGCGATATCGCCCGAGGAAGAGGGCGGTGTCGCAATCGTAGGCGAAACCTTCGACGACGCCAGTGCGACGGTCACCGTGGCCGGCGGGGTCGCGGGGCGACGCTATCGTTTAAGCAACCGTGTGACGACTTCGAGCGGGCGGGTGGATGAACGCTCGCTCCTCCTGCGCGTGGAGGAGCGGTGATGGCAGTGGAGATGAAGGTCGGCCCGTTGGTCGTCGGGTTGAGCGAGGCCCAAGCGTATGTGCGCGTCGAAGATGGCGAAGAAGAAGCGTTGCTGGCGGGGCTCCTGCGCTCAGCGCAGTCGGCCTGCGAGGACTTTCTCGGCTATGCTCTTCTTGAACGGGCCTTCAGCGAGGTCGCCGCCGCCAGCGTGGCCTGGCAGCGGCTCGGTACCATGCCGGTCCGGGCGATCGACGAGGTGTCTGCGCTCTACCCCGATGGTGGTACCCAGCAGATCGCACCCTCGCGCTATGCAATCGATATCGATGGCGACGGTGTCGGCCGGGTTCGCATCGTTGGGCTGATGGACGCGCAGCGCGTGAAGGTGAGCGGCCACGCGGGGATGTATTCAACGTCGAATGACGTGCCCGAAGCTATCCGTCAGGGCATCATTCGATTGACCGCACATTATTTTGCCCATCGCGACGGTGATGGAGCGGCACCGAGCGCGGTGCTCGCCCTGTGGCGACCGCATCGGCGAGCCAAGCTGTGAACGCGCGCGAATTCGCAGGCCAACTGCGGGAAAGGGTCACCATCGAGGCGCCGCTTGCCGAGCGGAGCCCCACCGGCGTGCGGACGGGCGAGTGGGTGGAAGTCGCGCGCTGCCTGGCGTCGATCCGCCTTCAGGGAAATGGTCCGGAAGCCGAAGGCATGGCGCTGTCCGCAATGGCCCGGTTCGTCGTGACGATCCGCTGGCGCGAGGGCCTGGCGGTCGGCCAGCAAGTGCGATGGCGTGGGGGGCGAATGATCATTCGTCAGCTGCGCGACGACCCGCGACAACCCGACCGGCTGGAACTGTATTGCGAGGAGTTGAGGCAATGATCGATTGGGGGAAGGCTGTCCTGACGCGGGGGCGGCGCGCTGCCGAGATCGAGGCGCTGCGGATCGCCGCAGCCCTGGCAGGAGAGGCACCCGACATGACGGTAGAGCATAAGGGCGATGTCGTGCGGATGCGCGGGCCGCGCCTGTTCAATCGAATGCTTCATTCGACGTCGCTGCGTATCGCCAGGCGGTGGGGCCGATGAGTGCGGGAGCTGCGCTGCAGGCCGCCATGGTTGCTGCGCTCGGCGCGCTGGAGGAGGTCACCGGCATCTATGATGGCCCACCCGCGCGCGCGACCTTCCCGTATGTGGCCGTAGATGCGCGCAATGAGCGCGACTGGGGTCATAAGACCGGTGTGGGGCGCGAAGTGTATGCCGCCGTGACCTTGTGGGACGAGGAGCCGACGCGGCTGGAGCGGATCGGCGGGGCGATCGAGCCCGCACTGGCAATGATGAATGCCCCTGCAGAATGGCAGCTGGTCGGGTTCGATTTCGCGCGGCGCAAGGTGAGCCGCGATGTCGCAGGGCCATGGGCGATGACATTGGATTTCAGGGCGCGCCTGTTGGCGCAGTAGGAAAGGATCGAGGACATGGCGGCTGAAAAGGGCAATAATTTCCTGTTGAGGATCGGCGATGGCGGCGTGCCCGTGACCTATGCGACGGTGGCCGGTCTGAAGACCACCAACCTGTCGATCAACGGCGATGCGGTGGCAATCACCAACAAGGACTCAGGGGGCTGGCGCGAGCTGTTGTCGGGCGCGGGGGTGCGCTCGGTCGCGGTATCGGCGAGCGGCATCTTCACGGGGTCCAGCGCGGAGGCGCGACTGCGCGGGCTCGCGCTGGGTGGCGAGATCGACGATTTCGAATTGAGCTTCGAGAGCGGGGAGAAGATGCAGGGTCGCTTCATGATCGCTCGGCTAGATTATGCGGGCGATTACAACGGCGAGCGGACTTATTCGGTCGCGCTCGAAAGTTCGGGGCCGGTGTCGAGCCTGTGACGTCGGCGAGAGGCGCCAATGAGGCGCGAGGCGAGGCGGCGTTTCGCGTCGGCGATGCGACGCTTGTGCTGCGTCCAAGCTTTGAAGCTCTGGTGGCTGCCGAAGAAGAGCTCGGGCCGCTTTTCGCTTTATGTGATCGGGCATCTGAGGGGCGCGTGTCGATTGGCGAACTGGCGATCCTGTTCGATCACCTCAGTCGTCATGCCCGTCCCACGGCAGTCGACCGGGAGGCGATCGGAAACGCGCTGGTGACGGGCGGATTGGCGGCAGCGATGCCAATCCTGCGCACCATCCTGGTTCAGATCCTGCAAGGACGGTGACCCGCTTTACGCCACGCGCGGCGCGGCTTTTTGGCTTGGCGGCACAGCAGTTCGGTTGGCCGCCCGATGTCTTTTGGAAGGCGACGCCTGCCGAACTGGCTTCTGCTTTGGGGTTGGATCTTGAGGCTGGCGGGCTGGACGGCGCCGCGGTGGCAGGGCTGCGCGCGATGATGACCGAAAAGGAGGTCGAACATGGCCGAGGAACTTGACGAATTGGTCGTGCGGGTCCGCGCCGATACGCGCGCGGTAAAAAGCGAACTCGATGCGGTTCGGCGCGATGTCGAAGGGCCGTTCGCGGCTGGCCTCGACCAGCTCGGCGGGCGACTGGAGGCGGTATTGGCGCGTGCGGTTCGCCGCGGAAAGTTCGGTTTCGACGATCTGAAGAAAGCGGCGCTGTCGGCGATGAACTCGATTGCAGCAGCCAGCTTGCGGGCTTTGATTCCGAGTGGCCAGACAGGCGGGATCAACCTGGGATCGTTGCTGGGCGCGGCGCTGGGCTTGCCCGGGCGGGCGACGGGCGGGCCGGTCAGTGCAAAGACCCCCTATTTGGTTGGCGAACGCGGGCCCGAGATGTTCGTCCCCGAGCAGGCCGGGCGCATCGTGCCGAGCGCTGGCGGTCAGCGCGCCAATGTCGCCGTGTCGATCAAGCTCGATGCACCCCGCGAACAGACGGTACCGCAAGCACTGTCGAGCAGCCGGCGACAACTTGCTGCGGCGCTTGGACGAGCGGTGCGCGGCGCATGATCCGCCACTGGCTTACGCGACCCGGCGAGCATCTCGAGAAGGGCTGGCTGAAGCGCTTCGATCCTGAGCATTGGACGGTCGATTTCCCGCGTGGGACGATTGCCTGCATCGTCACGGGTACGGACGGCCACTCGTTGGAGGTCGAGGCGGAGTTTTTGCGGCGCGGTGATCTCGTGGGCTTGATCTGGGAAAGCGAGGATCGCTGGTCGCATCCAGCCCATGCTCGCGCGACGAGCCGCGATTACTCGGGCACACGCCTTTCCTTTCGCTGGCAGTCCACGGGCCTCATTGGGCTCGACCAGCCGAACGGTCCGACGCTCACCATCGAGGGGCGCGATGCGCAGGGCGTGGCGAGAAGCTGGTACGTACGATTGTGGAATTATGCAGAGGGGACGGCTCAAAATGCTCGGATAGAGCTCGACTTCGATAGCCTCGCCGGAGGTTGGGCAGCCGATGACCCGGTCGCGGCAGGCGACATCGAGCGTCT
The nucleotide sequence above comes from Sphingomicrobium arenosum. Encoded proteins:
- a CDS encoding PAS domain-containing protein encodes the protein MVASLSPFSCNSAYVGDEGEAARLDLVGRYDADSLEEDDELNAVRAFAAALCEAPIALVTVVEAERQRFLSRQGVAIAETPRDVSFCQHAMVGGSIMEVPDARLDERFADNALVTGEPHIRFYAGAPLVSAEGAPIGALCVISPDPRTGLSAYQRQGMEVLARAVMRRLEARRGELEMTAGREEARRLLEESQQKFDNLADALPQMAWSTDGEGNPDYFNRRWYEFTGAEPGDHYGNQWVDAVHPDDRETAAAAWQGAVESGEAYETEYRMRRHDGEYRWTLARGLPVHGDNGEVIRWFGTNTDIHENRQLVESHALLTRELSHRIKNIFSVVTGLVSFASRKHPEMKEVATSIGDRINALGRAHNYVRPLSNMPAEARLRDVLSDLFAPYADAEGERVRITGGDFEVREQAVTPIALAFHEMATNAVKYGALSVEGGHVELRIKADGDELLLLWREVGGPEPVEPDHKGFGSDLLRTSLERQLRGRLERRWEPGGLEIEINLPIERITI
- a CDS encoding phage major capsid protein; translated protein: METKMAGTAGSDMLEQSFDMDNGAELTAMKEELAVLKRKVGQQAMREGHPTLDGVKEAGRDKKFADAYLRRGDVAGLEAKSIESNDALGGYAIPQEIDGVIDNTLLASSPIRQIANVVKVGSAGYRKLVASGGTPSGWASFEGARGETTTPTFHEIVPASGELFANPAATQQMLDDAAFDVESWLAGEIATEFARAEGAAFVNGTGASQPLGFLSSPVSANGDDSRAMGTLQTIGTGSAGAFPSSDPADVLLDLVQSLRQPYRQGAVFVMNSATAAAIRKFKTADGAYIWQPGLAAGTPSSLLGYPVVEAGDMPDMAAGSLSVAFGNFKAGYTIADRGETVVLRDPYTNKPFVHFYATRRVGGQVTNSESIKLLEFA
- a CDS encoding phage portal protein, which produces MKWLDNWLGAKSAPGGRSVLPIHDIGSLLGGHGSDHPGAYVDQLREVFERNPVGHRAVRVVAGAVGSLTIDASGDGAEQGRRLLMRSGLLETIALHLLLHGNAYVHLAADADGAAMAWHCLRPERVSLITDRDGWPRAYSYRGRSVTHYPVRDEFERLSVVHIKALHPGDDHGGQGCLEAAIGPAMVHNAASRWNRSLLENAARPSGALIHDPGDGTVLSDKQFERLKSELATQYEGSGNAGRPLLLDGGLSWQAFSLSPTDMDFIKLKEAAARDIALAFGVPPVLLGLPGDATYANGREAGRALYRQTVLPLARKILRALEAQLEDWIDPVRLEVDEDQLSELSEDRSRLWSAVGEADFLSRAEKRAMLGFPPEEVTQ
- a CDS encoding DNA-packaging protein, yielding MPATVEALARRLVGLPRDRREAGLAQLPDEAIAALAQWFAFWARGAQLPPTGTWRNWLLLAGRGFGKTRAGAQWIVERGAARASQRIALVAATLEQARTIMVEGRSGLLEVARLEGVNLKWESGRSRLCWDNGSEARLFSGESPEALRGPEHHLAWADELAKWSHPDATWDNLQMGLRAGADCRALVTTTPRAVPILGRLIDDANTVVTRGRTRDNLTLSQQFLDEMSRSYGGGRLARQELDGDYLIDVEGALFPRGLLERCRVMPREEYERIVVGVDPPASSVGDACGIVVAARHGDRMHVLADASVEKPTPRQWASAVANAAQYWGADRVIAESNQGGEMVESVLRGAARDLPVTRVHARRGKTARAEPIAAMFEAGRAFLAGSFPVLEDELARMTLAGMSGSGGSPDRADAMIWALWALMDGGGARARVRTL
- a CDS encoding DUF6127 family protein, with the protein product MSDARVIGALAAMAEQGGLDRLTLAALIEESSARGARDAMARLGLEDRSARRDMDDLRELLGAWRAAKKSATHALIGWLSKAVLALCVAGAAWQLGLLAGTIAK
- a CDS encoding HK97 family phage prohead protease; protein product: MTRFAGYAAIFHRPDDGGDVIAPGAFRRSLEGRAPGDVPLLLQHRGDVVAGRIERLEEDEKGLRVIARLDGGRAGKTAGGLLKSGKLKGLSFGYRVRRAGKKGAFRRLEEVDLVEVSLVARPMQPVARVHAIEE
- the folE gene encoding GTP cyclohydrolase I FolE, producing the protein MTDKSPTAGDLYRPQPKIDVPDDVQEAVRTLLRWAGEDPEREGLVDTPKRVARAWAEYAKGYNEDPASHLARTFEEVGGYDEIVLLRDIPFQSHCEHHMAPIIGKASIAYLPGKRVVGISKLARVLHGFARRLQVQERLTAQVADCIWEHLEPEGVAVVIEASHACMTARGVNTPGVMMTTSRMMGTFRKDERSRKEVLALMGY